The genome window CCCAAGCCACGAAACAGCGCCATGCTCGCCGTGTTGTGCACAAAAATCACCGCAACCAATTTATGCACGCCTAACGCAGGCGCGCGCCGAATCATCTCGCCCAATAGCCATTTGCCCAAACCCGCCCCGCGATGTTGCGCGTGGATATAAATGCTTACTTCGGCGGTGCGATGGTATGCCGCACGCGGATAATAATCGCTTAGGCTCGCCCAAGCCATCAGGCAGCCTGAAACATCGCGCACCACATAAAGCGGACGATTCTCGCGCTGATGCGCCACAAACCAAGCCTCGCGTTCGGTAACGGAAACAGGCTGCAAATCCGCCGTAACTTGGCGCGAAGCAATGGTGCTGTTGTAAATTGCCACAATTTCGGGCAAATCTTCGCACTGCGCCAGCGACAGCGTGTAGTCCATCACGAAATACCCGTTTTCATTTTGGTTTCAGGCACTTCCGTTTGCTCATGCCAATCCACCTGCCCATCGTGCAAAATCGTCTGCATCATCGCCTGCGTTTCGCCATCCACCTCGCGCACCACGCTCATCACATTTTCATTGGTAAACAGCGGCAAGCTCGGGTCATACACTTCCGCCAAACGGTCAGACATATATCTATCCCGCGCAGCATAAAATTTGCTCAACTCACGCGCTTTTTCAGGCGGCATCCCCAGTTTTTCCAAAGCAATGCGCCCCGCGCGCACTGAAGAATCCGATAGCTCGCGGATAAT of Kingella oralis contains these proteins:
- a CDS encoding GNAT family N-acetyltransferase produces the protein MDYTLSLAQCEDLPEIVAIYNSTIASRQVTADLQPVSVTEREAWFVAHQRENRPLYVVRDVSGCLMAWASLSDYYPRAAYHRTAEVSIYIHAQHRGAGLGKWLLGEMIRRAPALGVHKLVAVIFVHNTASMALFRGLGFEIWGRLPEVCDLDGMLADVVLLGKTV